From one Desulfobacterales bacterium genomic stretch:
- a CDS encoding alpha/beta fold hydrolase, whose translation MKTTCVFIHGLDSSSHGTKGVYFKRRFPEMLVTDYRGCLEDRMHTLNLQLEDKTGLILIGSSFGGLMAAIYACNNVQKVKKLVLLAPALDHEGFAPCLNTVIDIPVIVYHGSLDDVVPAEPVHSALIRVFSHISYHLVEDDHPLHRTFTSLDWNALLGPRQ comes from the coding sequence ATGAAGACAACATGCGTTTTTATACACGGTCTGGACAGCAGCAGTCACGGGACGAAGGGGGTCTATTTCAAACGCAGATTTCCGGAGATGCTCGTAACCGATTACAGGGGGTGCCTTGAAGATCGGATGCATACATTAAACCTTCAACTTGAGGATAAAACCGGCCTGATATTGATCGGTTCAAGCTTTGGCGGTTTAATGGCGGCAATTTATGCCTGCAACAATGTTCAAAAAGTCAAAAAACTGGTCCTGCTGGCCCCTGCGCTCGATCATGAGGGATTTGCTCCCTGCTTAAATACCGTGATAGACATCCCGGTTATTGTCTATCACGGCAGCCTTGATGATGTCGTTCCTGCCGAACCGGTTCATTCCGCTCTCATCCGGGTATTTTCGCATATCAGTTATCATCTTGTCGAGGACGATCATCCACTTCACCGGACATTCACATCATTAGACTGGAACGCGCTATTGGGGCCTCGTCAATAA
- a CDS encoding M20 family metallopeptidase, whose product MKLKNLKPVIDQILPSMIRFRRQLHENPELGFKEYETSRRILGQLKTIPDLQIRSNMAETGIVATIDPEKAGPCVALRADMDALPIHEKTMRLYASKTPGQMHACGHDGHMACLVGAALVLSLIRDEISGPVKFIFQPAEESDGGARRMCEEGALENPKVDAVFGLHSYHGSGIQLGGAGVCRGAAMAGSGNFKIVIKGRGGHAAYPHLCIDPVFIGMQVGNALQSIVSRSTRPTESAVVTVSKFHAGTGINIIPDTAVLEGTFRSLSPKALKRVAEQIRSITLKTAEAFGADSEVFIEEGYPVLINHDRSTAIFEKIAVDVIPPPLLKLNFSPLMGCEDFACYAEKVPGTFWFLGIRPPGVLNYPPCHHATFDFNDDAIGVGIRMHCEIARQFARYW is encoded by the coding sequence ATGAAACTGAAAAACTTGAAACCGGTTATCGATCAGATTTTACCGTCAATGATCCGATTTCGCCGACAGCTTCATGAAAACCCTGAGCTGGGATTCAAGGAATATGAAACGTCGCGACGTATATTGGGCCAGCTGAAGACAATTCCGGATTTGCAGATTCGGTCCAATATGGCTGAAACAGGGATTGTCGCGACTATAGATCCCGAAAAGGCCGGGCCTTGTGTGGCCCTGAGGGCAGATATGGATGCTCTGCCGATCCATGAAAAAACGATGCGTCTCTATGCGTCCAAAACCCCCGGACAGATGCATGCGTGCGGTCATGATGGTCATATGGCCTGTCTGGTCGGCGCGGCCCTGGTGCTGTCACTGATCCGGGATGAAATCAGCGGACCGGTTAAATTTATCTTCCAACCGGCTGAAGAGTCTGATGGCGGCGCACGGCGAATGTGTGAGGAAGGGGCGTTAGAGAATCCAAAGGTGGATGCCGTCTTTGGGCTTCATTCCTATCACGGAAGCGGCATCCAACTCGGAGGCGCCGGTGTTTGCAGGGGAGCTGCCATGGCCGGCAGCGGAAATTTTAAAATTGTCATTAAAGGGCGTGGGGGGCATGCCGCTTACCCCCATTTGTGTATCGATCCGGTATTTATCGGCATGCAGGTGGGAAATGCGCTTCAGTCAATCGTATCCCGATCAACCCGTCCAACGGAAAGCGCTGTGGTAACGGTGTCAAAATTTCATGCCGGTACGGGGATCAATATCATACCGGATACAGCTGTCCTGGAAGGCACGTTTCGCAGCCTGTCCCCGAAGGCACTCAAGCGGGTCGCTGAGCAGATTCGATCGATAACATTAAAAACAGCTGAAGCCTTTGGTGCCGATTCAGAAGTTTTTATTGAAGAAGGGTACCCTGTTCTGATAAATCATGACCGGAGCACCGCTATATTTGAGAAAATTGCTGTCGATGTCATACCGCCGCCTTTGTTAAAACTGAATTTTTCTCCCTTGATGGGGTGTGAGGATTTTGCCTGTTATGCCGAAAAAGTTCCGGGCACGTTCTGGTTTCTTGGAATCCGACCGCCTGGGGTGTTAAATTATCCGCCATGTCATCATGCCACGTTTGATTTTAATGATGATGCCATTGGCGTTGGAATCCGGATGCATTGTGAAATTGCCCGGCAATTTGCGCGGTATTGGTGA
- a CDS encoding A24 family peptidase, whose protein sequence is MQTILIHSIIFIFGICIGSFLNVCIFRLPKSKSIVFPGSACPECGSPIHFYDNIPILSYVWLKGRCRHCNCPISFRYPMVELISGCFALCLFLTFGLSLESLIYYLFITSLLVITFIDIDHQIIPDCITLPGIPIAFAASLALPSVHVTDSIIGFLAGGGILFLIAWLYYLITRKEGLGGGDIKLLAMIGTLLGWKGVAFSLFTASIIGTVSGLIIILKTKKNMKIAIPFGPFLSIGAILYIFFGPQLINWYMNLLR, encoded by the coding sequence ATGCAAACAATTTTGATTCATTCAATTATATTCATATTCGGAATATGTATCGGCAGTTTTTTAAATGTATGCATCTTCAGGCTGCCCAAATCAAAATCCATTGTATTTCCAGGCTCTGCCTGTCCGGAATGCGGCAGTCCTATTCATTTTTATGACAATATCCCGATATTGAGTTATGTATGGCTAAAAGGCCGCTGCAGACACTGCAATTGCCCGATATCATTCCGGTATCCGATGGTCGAACTCATCAGCGGCTGTTTTGCGCTGTGCCTCTTCCTGACCTTTGGTCTGAGCCTTGAATCACTGATATATTACCTATTTATTACATCACTGTTAGTTATCACATTTATCGATATCGACCATCAAATCATTCCGGATTGTATCACACTTCCAGGCATTCCGATAGCCTTTGCAGCATCACTGGCTCTGCCCTCAGTCCATGTTACTGATTCGATCATAGGCTTTCTGGCAGGCGGAGGTATTCTTTTTCTGATCGCCTGGCTGTATTACCTGATCACCCGAAAAGAGGGTCTCGGGGGGGGAGATATCAAACTGTTAGCCATGATCGGAACCCTTCTTGGCTGGAAGGGGGTCGCGTTTTCCCTATTCACCGCATCTATCATCGGAACCGTTTCCGGTCTCATCATTATCCTGAAAACGAAGAAAAATATGAAAATCGCCATACCGTTCGGGCCTTTTTTATCTATCGGCGCCATTTTATATATATTTTTCGGTCCGCAGCTGATCAACTGGTATATGAACCTGTTAAGATAG